The proteins below come from a single Nocardioides eburneiflavus genomic window:
- a CDS encoding replication-associated recombination protein A → MGAAMPGAGSLGANTHASAPLAVRMRPRTIDELVGQQQLRAAGSPLRRLIEGDQSMSLLLWGPPGTGKTTIAAIVSQQTRRRFVEVSAVAAGVKEVRAAIDGARAELARGGQETVLFVDEVHRFTKAQQDALLPGVENRWVTLIAATTENPFFSVISPLLSRSLLLRLQSLTDDDVAEVIDQALADERGLAGSTLLDDDARHHLVRLAGGDARRALTYLEAAAGAAASNGLDAIDLATAETAVDQAAVRYDRQGDQHYDVISAFIKSIRGSDPDAALHYLARMIEAGEDPRFIARRLVVHASEDVGLADPTALQAAVAAAQAVQLIGMPEARINLAQATIHLAVAPKSNAVITAIDAAISDVRAGRIGQVPAHLRDAHYGGAKDLGHGKGYAYPHDEPFGVAEQQYLPDVLADATYYRPTALGAEAGVKDRWERVRRIVRGHGER, encoded by the coding sequence ATGGGCGCAGCCATGCCCGGGGCCGGGTCGCTGGGCGCCAACACCCACGCGTCGGCACCGCTTGCCGTACGGATGCGTCCGCGCACGATCGACGAGCTCGTGGGCCAGCAGCAGCTGCGGGCGGCCGGGTCGCCCCTGCGCCGCCTCATCGAGGGCGACCAGTCGATGTCGCTGCTGCTCTGGGGCCCGCCGGGCACCGGCAAGACCACGATCGCGGCCATCGTCAGCCAGCAGACCCGTCGTCGGTTCGTGGAGGTCTCGGCGGTCGCGGCGGGGGTCAAGGAGGTCCGTGCGGCCATCGACGGGGCGCGTGCCGAGCTGGCCCGGGGCGGGCAGGAGACCGTCCTGTTCGTCGACGAGGTGCACCGCTTCACCAAGGCGCAGCAGGACGCCCTGCTGCCGGGCGTGGAGAACCGCTGGGTGACCCTGATCGCCGCCACGACCGAGAACCCGTTCTTCTCGGTCATCAGCCCGCTGCTGTCGCGCAGCCTGCTGCTGCGACTCCAGTCGTTGACCGACGACGACGTGGCCGAGGTCATCGATCAGGCGCTCGCCGACGAACGCGGCCTGGCCGGGTCGACGCTGCTCGACGACGACGCCCGCCACCACCTCGTACGGCTCGCGGGCGGCGACGCACGGCGCGCGCTGACCTACCTCGAGGCGGCCGCCGGGGCTGCTGCCAGCAACGGCCTCGACGCGATCGACCTCGCCACCGCCGAGACCGCGGTCGACCAGGCGGCCGTGCGCTACGACCGTCAGGGCGACCAGCACTACGACGTGATCTCCGCCTTCATCAAGTCGATCCGCGGCTCGGACCCCGACGCGGCGCTGCACTACCTCGCCCGCATGATCGAGGCGGGGGAGGACCCGCGCTTCATCGCGCGACGGCTCGTCGTGCACGCCAGCGAGGACGTCGGACTCGCCGACCCGACGGCCCTCCAGGCGGCGGTCGCCGCAGCCCAGGCCGTGCAGCTGATCGGGATGCCCGAGGCCCGCATCAACCTGGCGCAGGCCACGATCCACCTCGCGGTCGCGCCGAAGTCCAACGCGGTCATCACCGCCATCGACGCGGCGATCTCCGACGTCAGGGCCGGCAGGATCGGGCAGGTGCCCGCCCACCTGCGCGACGCCCACTACGGGGGCGCGAAGGACCTGGGCCACGGCAAGGGCTACGCCTATCCGCACGACGAGCCGTTCGGCGTCGCCGAGCAGCAGTACCTCCCCGACGTGCTCGCGGACGCGACCTACTACCGTCCGACGGCGCTCGGTGCGGAGGCCGGGGTCAAGGACCGCTGGGAGCGGGTCCGGCGGATCGTCCGGGGACACGGGGAGCGCTGA
- a CDS encoding ABC transporter ATP-binding protein has product MGHTASELDPDAPAVLTVDNLKMYFPVKSSGIVRRTIGHVQAVDGISFEVPQGGSIGLVGESGCGKSTTGRLITRLYKPTGGSMMFDGKDLAKLSNKEMKPLRRDVQMIFQDPYTSLNPRHTVGTIVGAPLEVHDVVPKNKVLPRVQELLEVVGLNPEHYNRYPNEFSGGQRQRIGIARALTLNPKLLVADEPVSALDVSIQAQVINLLQDIQSEFDVAFLFIAHDLAIVRHFCPEIAVMYLGKIVEIGDRETIYGKPHHPYTQALLSAVPDVKQAAVGGRRERIRLEGDVPSPINPPSGCRFRTRCQFAQEICAKVEPPLLQIGKRHKVACHFAGELGAHPATPVTTDLLGVDDQGSPVPGAVPSNTQLTIPGYEKTWYDLKTKQTTGV; this is encoded by the coding sequence ATGGGCCACACCGCGTCCGAGCTCGACCCCGACGCTCCCGCGGTGCTCACCGTCGACAACCTCAAGATGTACTTCCCGGTGAAGTCGTCGGGCATCGTGCGCCGGACCATCGGGCACGTCCAGGCCGTGGACGGCATCTCGTTCGAGGTGCCGCAAGGAGGGTCGATCGGCCTGGTCGGCGAGTCCGGTTGCGGCAAGTCGACCACCGGCCGCCTGATCACCCGGCTCTACAAGCCGACCGGCGGCTCGATGATGTTCGACGGCAAGGACCTGGCCAAGCTCTCCAACAAGGAGATGAAGCCGCTGCGCCGCGACGTCCAGATGATCTTCCAGGACCCCTACACCTCGCTCAACCCGCGCCACACGGTCGGCACGATCGTCGGTGCGCCGCTCGAGGTGCACGACGTGGTCCCGAAGAACAAGGTGCTCCCGCGCGTCCAGGAGCTGCTGGAGGTCGTCGGTCTCAACCCCGAGCACTACAACCGCTACCCCAACGAGTTCTCCGGCGGCCAGCGCCAGCGCATCGGCATCGCCCGGGCGCTGACGCTCAACCCCAAGCTGCTCGTGGCGGACGAGCCGGTCTCCGCGCTCGACGTGTCGATCCAGGCCCAGGTCATCAACCTGCTGCAGGACATCCAGTCCGAGTTCGACGTGGCGTTCCTCTTCATCGCCCACGACCTCGCCATCGTGCGCCACTTCTGCCCCGAGATCGCCGTGATGTACCTCGGCAAGATCGTGGAGATCGGCGACCGCGAGACGATCTACGGCAAGCCCCACCACCCCTACACCCAGGCGCTGCTCTCCGCGGTGCCCGACGTGAAGCAGGCGGCTGTCGGTGGTCGCCGCGAGCGCATCCGTCTCGAGGGCGACGTGCCGAGCCCGATCAACCCGCCGTCCGGCTGCCGGTTCCGCACGCGTTGCCAGTTCGCCCAGGAGATCTGCGCCAAGGTCGAGCCGCCGCTGCTGCAGATCGGCAAGCGCCACAAGGTCGCGTGCCACTTCGCCGGTGAGCTGGGTGCCCACCCCGCCACGCCGGTGACGACCGACCTGCTGGGCGTCGATGACCAGGGCAGCCCGGTCCCCGGGGCCGTGCCGAGCAACACGCAGCTCACGATCCCCGGCTACGAGAAGACCTGGTACGACCTCAAGACCAAGCAGACCACCGGGGTCTGA
- a CDS encoding ABC transporter ATP-binding protein: protein MTQSSAAAAAAETDGPFLQVEDLKVTFPTEDGPVTAVQGLSYSVEKGKTLGIVGESGSGKSVSSMAVMGLHDAKSAQISGSIRVGGTEVVGLSESRMRGLRGNAMAMIFQDALAALHPFYKIGAQLEEAYLVHHSSASKRDARRKAIEMLDRVGIPQPDRRVDDFPHQFSGGMRQRAMIAMGLINDPSLLIADEPTTALDVTVQAQILDLLQDLQREFNSAVIIITHDLGVIAEMADDVLVMYAGRCVEFGTTKQILTTPEMPYTWGLLSSVPDVSSSTDARLIPIPGNPPSLLRPPPGCSFHPRCVHADKVPGDLCSTQLPELLPASSGTAHLKRCHLADPVGVYQSEVLPEIAPELLEETR, encoded by the coding sequence ATGACCCAGTCGAGTGCCGCCGCGGCGGCCGCCGAGACCGACGGTCCCTTCCTCCAGGTCGAGGACCTCAAGGTCACCTTCCCGACCGAGGACGGCCCGGTCACCGCGGTGCAGGGCCTGTCCTACTCGGTCGAGAAGGGCAAGACGCTCGGCATCGTCGGCGAGTCCGGCTCCGGCAAGTCCGTGTCGAGCATGGCCGTGATGGGCCTGCACGACGCCAAGTCGGCGCAGATCTCCGGCTCCATCCGCGTGGGTGGCACCGAGGTCGTCGGGTTGAGCGAGTCGCGGATGCGCGGCCTGCGCGGCAACGCGATGGCGATGATCTTCCAGGACGCCCTCGCCGCGCTCCACCCGTTCTACAAGATCGGCGCGCAGCTCGAGGAGGCCTACCTCGTGCACCACTCGAGCGCGTCCAAGCGCGACGCCCGCCGCAAGGCGATCGAGATGCTGGACCGCGTCGGCATCCCGCAGCCGGACCGGCGCGTGGACGACTTCCCGCACCAGTTCTCCGGCGGCATGCGCCAGCGCGCGATGATCGCGATGGGCCTCATCAACGACCCGTCGCTGCTGATCGCCGACGAGCCGACCACGGCGCTCGACGTGACCGTGCAGGCGCAGATCCTCGACCTGCTCCAGGACCTCCAGCGCGAGTTCAACTCCGCGGTCATCATCATCACCCACGACCTCGGCGTCATCGCCGAGATGGCCGACGACGTCCTCGTGATGTACGCCGGGCGATGCGTCGAGTTCGGCACCACCAAGCAGATCCTCACCACGCCCGAGATGCCCTACACGTGGGGCCTGCTGTCCAGCGTCCCCGACGTGTCGTCCTCGACCGACGCCCGGCTGATCCCCATTCCCGGCAACCCGCCCAGCCTGCTGCGGCCGCCGCCGGGATGTTCCTTCCACCCGCGCTGCGTGCACGCCGACAAGGTCCCCGGTGACCTGTGCAGCACCCAGCTCCCCGAGCTGCTGCCGGCCAGCTCGGGCACGGCCCATCTCAAGCGCTGTCACCTCGCGGACCCGGTCGGGGTCTACCAGTCCGAGGTGCTGCCCGAGATCGCCCCCGAGCTCCTCGAGGAGACCCGATGA
- a CDS encoding ABC transporter permease has protein sequence MFAYVVKRLISGVLVVALVSMAIFLLFWYGPSSPAQPICDRETSNRCTPARLEVYERTLGYDNPVYVEYGKFVEGVFSGRKIMIASSEYECAAPCLGVSFRTKQPVKEELVSRIPATFSVAIGGAFLYLLFGIPIGVAAARRRGTVADKALVSSFLFISSIPYYLFALLTWLYLTITFEVPLFSDTGYFSIGENGPFKWFSGLFLAWVALGIFGCTQYTRFTRGAMVEALSEDYIRTAKAKGLPARTIVYKHGLRAALVPVVTIFGIDFGTLLAGTIFTERIFEIQGIGWWALEAVQGRDLPVVQATALFSAVILIISNLLVDVVYSVLDPRVRLS, from the coding sequence ATGTTTGCCTATGTCGTGAAGCGCCTGATCTCGGGAGTCCTCGTCGTGGCCCTGGTCTCGATGGCGATCTTCCTGCTGTTCTGGTACGGACCGTCGAGCCCTGCGCAACCGATCTGCGACCGCGAGACCAGCAACAGGTGCACCCCCGCGCGACTCGAGGTCTACGAGCGGACGCTCGGCTACGACAACCCCGTCTACGTGGAGTACGGGAAGTTCGTCGAGGGCGTCTTCAGCGGCCGCAAGATCATGATCGCCTCCAGCGAGTACGAGTGCGCCGCGCCGTGCCTCGGCGTCAGCTTCCGCACCAAGCAGCCGGTCAAGGAGGAGCTGGTCTCGCGCATTCCCGCGACCTTCTCCGTGGCCATCGGCGGTGCCTTCCTCTACCTCCTCTTCGGCATCCCCATCGGCGTCGCCGCCGCGAGACGGCGCGGCACCGTGGCCGACAAGGCCCTGGTCTCGAGCTTCCTGTTCATCAGCTCGATCCCCTACTACCTCTTCGCCCTGCTGACCTGGCTCTACCTGACGATCACCTTCGAGGTGCCGCTGTTCAGCGACACCGGCTACTTCTCGATAGGCGAGAACGGTCCGTTCAAGTGGTTCAGCGGGTTGTTCCTCGCCTGGGTGGCGCTCGGCATCTTCGGCTGCACCCAGTACACGCGTTTCACGCGCGGAGCGATGGTCGAGGCGCTGAGCGAGGACTACATCCGCACCGCCAAGGCCAAGGGCCTGCCCGCGCGGACCATCGTCTACAAGCACGGCCTGCGTGCGGCCTTGGTGCCGGTCGTGACGATCTTCGGCATCGACTTCGGCACCCTGCTCGCCGGCACGATCTTCACTGAGCGGATCTTCGAGATCCAGGGCATCGGCTGGTGGGCGCTCGAGGCCGTCCAGGGTCGTGACCTTCCCGTCGTGCAGGCGACCGCGCTGTTCAGCGCCGTCATCCTGATCATCTCCAACCTGCTCGTCGACGTTGTCTACAGCGTCCTCGACCCGAGGGTGAGGCTTTCGTGA
- a CDS encoding ABC transporter substrate-binding protein, translated as MKRNKPLALVAGAALLTLAACGGGSSEDGGSNGSGSDREFGDQEGGTKDAERQGPAADVEGATPGGTITVYLPGDPGPDSLDPTGGWSVTGNSIQQALTSRSLTQYVRDEEGQPVLVPDLATDLGTPNEDFTEWTFTIREDATWEDGKPVTAEEVAFGICRSLDSEAFPSGPGTEYSKHYFAGAEEYEGPYTGKDPKCEAWDGISVDGQDITISMSVPFPDMDYWGAFMAMGPAPLGNASKPPNYGNKPLSNGPYKVESYKPNEELVLVKNDQWAAESDPGRHQYADEFVFKFNQDQAKVDEIMLSDNADSQTAVSTSLGSDKYNDANSQLGDRLVQQTSQCVSTLTPDYTKITEIEVRKALAYAYPYEDVWIAGGEVPGVTRVPANSIMPPGMAGKKDFQVDGEQITYDPEKAKELLAEAGYGDEPYEITMVYYEVDPLAVATQDQITKGFEASGFKVTAIPVQDSPYNIWLDPDNKVNKKLNLRGVNWCSDWPAGSTMLPPLLKGEAVYNTAFFDEPSINEEMDAINELPLEDQAAAWGDLDEKIMTEYFPIIPTAFRNDLFAFGTKIGNPTGDGSIGAPNYKDLYVMQ; from the coding sequence ATGAAGCGGAACAAGCCGCTCGCACTCGTTGCTGGTGCCGCCCTCCTGACGCTCGCTGCCTGTGGCGGCGGATCGTCGGAGGATGGCGGTTCCAACGGCTCGGGTTCGGACCGAGAGTTCGGCGACCAGGAGGGGGGCACCAAGGACGCAGAGCGTCAGGGCCCCGCTGCTGACGTCGAGGGCGCCACCCCGGGCGGGACCATCACGGTCTACCTCCCCGGTGACCCCGGTCCCGACTCGCTCGACCCCACCGGTGGATGGTCGGTCACGGGCAACTCCATCCAGCAGGCGCTCACGAGCCGCTCGCTGACCCAGTACGTCCGTGACGAGGAGGGTCAGCCCGTGCTGGTCCCCGACCTCGCCACCGACCTCGGCACCCCCAACGAGGACTTCACGGAGTGGACCTTCACCATCCGTGAGGACGCCACGTGGGAGGACGGCAAGCCCGTCACCGCCGAAGAGGTCGCGTTCGGCATCTGCCGCTCGCTCGACTCCGAGGCGTTCCCGTCCGGTCCCGGCACCGAGTACTCCAAGCACTACTTCGCTGGTGCCGAGGAGTACGAAGGCCCCTACACCGGCAAGGACCCCAAGTGCGAGGCCTGGGACGGCATCTCCGTCGACGGCCAGGACATCACCATCTCGATGTCCGTCCCGTTCCCGGACATGGACTACTGGGGCGCCTTCATGGCGATGGGCCCGGCTCCGCTCGGCAACGCCTCCAAGCCGCCGAACTACGGCAACAAGCCGCTCTCCAACGGCCCCTACAAGGTCGAGAGCTACAAGCCCAACGAGGAGCTCGTCCTCGTGAAGAACGACCAGTGGGCCGCTGAGTCCGACCCGGGTCGTCACCAGTACGCCGACGAGTTCGTCTTCAAGTTCAACCAGGACCAGGCCAAGGTCGACGAGATCATGCTGTCGGACAACGCCGACAGCCAGACCGCCGTCTCCACCAGCCTCGGCTCCGACAAGTACAACGACGCGAACAGCCAGCTCGGCGACCGCCTCGTGCAGCAGACGTCGCAGTGTGTGTCCACGCTGACGCCTGACTACACCAAGATCACCGAGATCGAGGTCCGCAAGGCCCTGGCCTACGCCTACCCCTACGAGGACGTCTGGATCGCCGGCGGCGAGGTTCCCGGTGTGACCCGCGTCCCCGCGAACTCGATCATGCCCCCCGGCATGGCCGGCAAGAAGGACTTCCAGGTCGACGGTGAGCAGATCACCTACGACCCGGAGAAGGCCAAGGAGCTGCTCGCCGAGGCCGGTTACGGTGACGAGCCCTACGAGATCACCATGGTCTACTACGAGGTCGACCCGCTGGCCGTCGCCACCCAGGACCAGATCACCAAGGGCTTCGAGGCCTCCGGCTTCAAGGTCACCGCGATCCCGGTCCAGGACTCGCCGTACAACATCTGGCTCGACCCCGACAACAAGGTCAACAAGAAGCTGAACCTCCGTGGCGTCAACTGGTGCTCGGACTGGCCGGCCGGCTCGACCATGCTCCCGCCGCTGCTGAAGGGCGAGGCCGTCTACAACACCGCGTTCTTCGACGAGCCGTCGATCAACGAGGAGATGGACGCCATCAACGAGCTCCCGCTCGAGGACCAGGCCGCTGCCTGGGGCGACCTGGACGAGAAGATCATGACCGAGTACTTCCCGATCATCCCGACCGCGTTCCGCAACGACCTGTTCGCCTTCGGCACCAAGATCGGCAACCCGACGGGCGATGGCTCGATCGGTGCGCCGAACTACAAGGACCTGTACGTGATGCAGTGA
- a CDS encoding ABC transporter permease, producing MSAETAGPETLGSLSDEPEHQDPNSQKAKEISGKSPMRIALGRLAKDKIAVVCAVVVLFFVICAVFAGTISNIFGVSLETPLASERVDGLNNGLPKPEMGPPTGPFTWDHPMGVAPRTGEDNLAYWLHGCRISLMIAFVATMIASTVGVIVGLLAGFLGGAVDKVLSFFIDMFLTIPFLLAALTLAPILNDRFNTSANYGTIQKFSLVMVLAFFGWMGTARLIRGEVLALREREFVQAARVMGMPTSRVLFKELLPNLAAPIIISVSLMLPAFVALEAGLAYLGIGVTDGVSWGQTIFKAATPTYFREYPQYLWQPLLGIVALVLSLNLLGDAVRDALDPKTRR from the coding sequence ATGTCGGCAGAGACCGCAGGGCCGGAGACGCTGGGCTCGTTGAGCGACGAGCCGGAGCACCAGGATCCCAACAGCCAGAAGGCCAAGGAGATCTCCGGCAAGTCGCCGATGCGGATCGCGCTGGGCCGTCTGGCCAAGGACAAGATCGCCGTCGTCTGCGCCGTGGTCGTGCTGTTCTTCGTCATCTGCGCGGTCTTCGCCGGCACGATCAGCAACATCTTCGGCGTGAGCCTGGAGACCCCGCTGGCCTCCGAGCGCGTCGACGGCCTCAACAACGGTCTGCCGAAGCCCGAGATGGGTCCGCCCACCGGTCCGTTCACGTGGGACCACCCGATGGGTGTCGCGCCCCGCACCGGTGAGGACAACCTGGCCTACTGGCTCCACGGGTGCCGGATCTCCCTGATGATCGCCTTCGTCGCGACCATGATCGCCAGCACCGTCGGCGTGATCGTCGGCCTGCTGGCCGGCTTCCTGGGCGGCGCGGTCGACAAGGTCCTGTCGTTCTTCATCGACATGTTCCTGACGATCCCGTTCCTCCTCGCGGCCCTCACGCTCGCGCCGATCCTCAACGACCGCTTCAACACCTCCGCGAACTACGGCACGATCCAGAAGTTCAGCCTCGTCATGGTGCTGGCGTTCTTCGGCTGGATGGGCACGGCCCGCCTGATCCGCGGCGAGGTCCTCGCGCTCCGCGAGCGCGAGTTCGTCCAGGCGGCCCGGGTGATGGGCATGCCGACCTCCCGCGTCCTGTTCAAGGAGCTGCTGCCCAACCTCGCGGCTCCGATCATCATCAGCGTCTCGCTGATGCTGCCGGCCTTCGTCGCGCTCGAGGCCGGCCTCGCCTACCTCGGCATCGGTGTCACCGACGGTGTGTCGTGGGGCCAGACGATCTTCAAGGCCGCGACCCCGACCTACTTCCGCGAGTACCCGCAGTACCTGTGGCAGCCGCTGCTCGGCATCGTCGCGCTGGTGCTGTCCCTCAACCTGCTGGGCGACGCCGTGCGCGACGCCCTCGACCCCAAGACCCGCCGCTGA
- the aspS gene encoding aspartate--tRNA ligase: MIRTHDAGALTLPAHVGQTVTLAGWVARRRDHGGVAFIDLRDASGVVQVVIRDPEVAHPLRSEFCLKVTGEVVERSEGNVNPQLPTGHYEVVATEVEVLSTSDPLPFPIDDASGHKGGEVGEEARLKHRYLDLRRTGPNAALRLRSKINKAARDVLDARDFVEVETPTLTRSTPEGARDFLVPARLAPGSWYALPQSPQLFKQLLMVGGMERYYQIARCYRDEDFRADRQPEFTQLDIEMSFVDQEDVIELMEDVLEAMWAQAGHAIERPLPRMTYAEAMARFGSDKPDLRMGLELVECTDYFADTPFRVFQADYVGAVVMPGGGSQPRRQFDAWQDWAKQRGAKGLAYVTIADDGALGGPVAKNLTDAERAGLAAHVGAQPGDCVFFAAGPVKSSRALLGAARLEIGRRLDLLDDSTFAFTWVVDAPLFEPSSDAVASGDVAVGAGAWTAVHHAFTSPKPEFVDTFDTDPGSALAYAYDIVCNGNELGGGSIRIHRGDIQKRVFSVMGLSADEAQEKFGFLLDAFKFGAPPHGGIAVGMDRIVALLAGTDSIRDVIAFPKSGGGYDPLTAAPAPITAEQRKEAGVDAQPVKDVPPTE; the protein is encoded by the coding sequence GTGATCCGCACCCATGACGCCGGCGCCCTGACGCTGCCTGCGCACGTCGGCCAGACCGTCACGCTCGCCGGATGGGTGGCGAGGCGGCGCGACCACGGCGGGGTGGCGTTCATCGACCTGCGCGACGCATCGGGTGTCGTGCAGGTCGTGATCCGGGACCCGGAGGTGGCGCACCCGCTCCGCAGCGAGTTCTGCCTGAAGGTGACGGGCGAGGTGGTCGAGCGCAGCGAGGGCAACGTCAACCCGCAGCTCCCGACCGGGCACTACGAGGTCGTCGCCACCGAGGTCGAGGTCCTCTCCACGTCCGACCCGCTGCCGTTCCCGATCGACGACGCGTCCGGGCACAAGGGCGGCGAGGTCGGCGAGGAGGCGCGCCTCAAGCACCGCTACCTCGACCTGCGCCGCACCGGCCCCAACGCGGCCCTGCGCCTGAGGAGCAAGATCAACAAGGCCGCACGCGACGTGCTCGACGCGCGCGACTTCGTCGAGGTCGAGACCCCGACGCTCACCCGGTCGACGCCCGAGGGCGCCCGTGACTTCCTCGTGCCGGCGCGTCTCGCGCCCGGCAGCTGGTACGCCCTGCCCCAGAGCCCGCAGCTGTTCAAGCAGCTGCTGATGGTCGGCGGCATGGAGCGCTACTACCAGATCGCGCGCTGCTACCGCGACGAGGACTTCCGCGCCGACCGCCAGCCCGAGTTCACCCAGCTCGACATCGAGATGAGCTTCGTGGACCAGGAGGACGTCATCGAGCTGATGGAGGACGTGCTCGAGGCGATGTGGGCCCAGGCCGGCCACGCCATCGAGCGCCCGCTGCCGCGGATGACGTACGCCGAGGCGATGGCGCGCTTCGGCTCGGACAAGCCCGACCTCCGGATGGGCCTCGAGCTCGTGGAGTGCACCGACTACTTCGCGGACACGCCCTTCCGGGTCTTCCAGGCCGACTACGTCGGCGCCGTCGTCATGCCGGGCGGCGGCAGCCAGCCGCGCCGCCAGTTCGACGCGTGGCAGGACTGGGCCAAGCAGCGCGGCGCGAAGGGCCTGGCGTACGTCACCATCGCCGACGACGGCGCGCTCGGGGGACCGGTCGCCAAGAACCTCACCGACGCGGAGCGCGCAGGCCTCGCCGCCCACGTCGGCGCCCAGCCCGGCGACTGCGTCTTCTTCGCCGCGGGCCCGGTCAAGAGCAGCCGTGCGCTCCTCGGCGCCGCCCGGCTCGAGATCGGCCGCCGGCTCGACCTGCTCGACGACTCGACCTTCGCCTTCACCTGGGTCGTGGACGCACCGCTGTTCGAGCCGAGCTCCGACGCGGTCGCGAGCGGCGACGTGGCGGTCGGCGCCGGCGCCTGGACCGCGGTGCACCACGCCTTCACCAGCCCGAAGCCGGAGTTCGTCGACACGTTCGACACCGACCCCGGCAGCGCCCTGGCGTACGCCTACGACATCGTCTGCAACGGCAACGAGCTCGGCGGCGGGTCCATCCGTATCCACCGCGGCGACATTCAGAAGCGCGTCTTCTCGGTGATGGGGCTGAGCGCCGACGAGGCACAGGAGAAGTTCGGCTTCCTGCTCGACGCCTTCAAGTTCGGCGCGCCCCCGCACGGCGGCATCGCCGTGGGCATGGACCGCATCGTCGCGCTGCTCGCCGGCACCGACTCGATCCGCGACGTGATCGCCTTCCCGAAGTCCGGAGGCGGCTACGACCCGCTGACCGCGGCCCCTGCCCCCATCACCGCGGAGCAGCGAAAGGAAGCCGGTGTCGACGCCCAGCCCGTGAAGGACGTCCCGCCCACGGAGTGA
- the hisS gene encoding histidine--tRNA ligase — MSKISPLSGFPELLPAQRAVEREVIASVSRTFELHGFANIETRVVEPIERLAKGGEVDKEIYVLQRIAAEPDTKAELGLHFDLTVPFARYVLEHAGHLEFPFRRFQVQPAWRGERPQEGRYRQFTQADVDIVGRDELPFHHDVEVMSVMVDALGRLPIPRVSFQFNNRKLIQGFYRGLGIDDVTDAIRVIDKLDKLPAEEVAAMLVERVGTTPEQAQRCLELATIRVEDTSFVEQVRALGVTDELLDQGLDELAAVVDGCRAVAGDRVGVEANLRIARGLDYYTGTVVEIFMEGYERLKSVGGGGRYDALASDGRTTYPGVGVSFGVSRTLIPLIADGVLEGSRPVPSAVLVALNTEDDRAASTGVAAALRSRDIACEVAPTPAKFGKQIRFAERRGIPYVWFVQPADDGGVTHQVKDIRTGEQVEADPSAWTPPKADQRPTIVSTAGFEAPLTSGHSARTSTTESTPRRSSDPHP, encoded by the coding sequence ATGAGCAAGATCAGCCCGCTGAGCGGGTTCCCCGAGCTGCTGCCTGCCCAGCGCGCCGTCGAGCGCGAGGTCATCGCGTCCGTGTCGCGCACCTTCGAGCTGCACGGCTTCGCCAACATCGAGACCCGTGTCGTCGAGCCGATCGAGCGGCTGGCCAAGGGCGGGGAGGTGGACAAGGAGATCTACGTCCTCCAGCGCATCGCCGCCGAGCCCGACACCAAGGCGGAGCTCGGCCTCCACTTCGACCTGACGGTGCCCTTCGCCCGCTACGTCCTCGAGCACGCCGGGCACCTCGAGTTCCCGTTCCGCCGGTTCCAGGTGCAGCCCGCGTGGCGGGGCGAGCGGCCGCAGGAGGGGCGCTACCGCCAGTTCACCCAGGCCGACGTGGACATCGTCGGCCGCGACGAGCTGCCGTTCCACCACGACGTCGAGGTCATGTCGGTGATGGTCGACGCGCTCGGCCGGCTGCCGATCCCGCGCGTGTCGTTCCAGTTCAACAACCGCAAGCTCATCCAGGGCTTCTACCGGGGCCTCGGCATCGACGACGTCACCGACGCCATCCGGGTCATCGACAAGCTCGACAAGCTCCCGGCCGAGGAGGTCGCGGCGATGCTCGTGGAGCGCGTCGGCACGACGCCGGAGCAGGCGCAGCGCTGCCTGGAGCTGGCGACGATCCGGGTCGAGGACACCTCGTTCGTCGAGCAGGTCCGCGCGCTCGGCGTCACCGACGAGCTGCTCGACCAGGGCCTCGATGAGCTCGCGGCCGTCGTCGACGGTTGTCGCGCCGTGGCCGGCGACCGGGTCGGCGTCGAGGCCAACCTCCGCATCGCCCGCGGCCTCGACTACTACACCGGCACCGTCGTCGAGATCTTCATGGAGGGCTACGAGCGCCTGAAGTCCGTCGGCGGGGGAGGGCGCTACGACGCGCTCGCCAGCGACGGGCGTACGACGTACCCCGGCGTCGGCGTGTCGTTCGGCGTCTCCCGCACGCTCATCCCGCTCATCGCCGACGGCGTGCTCGAGGGCAGCCGCCCCGTGCCGAGCGCCGTGCTCGTCGCGCTCAACACCGAGGACGACCGCGCTGCCAGCACGGGAGTCGCCGCAGCGCTGCGCTCGCGCGACATCGCCTGCGAGGTCGCGCCGACCCCGGCGAAGTTCGGCAAGCAGATCCGCTTCGCGGAGCGTCGTGGCATCCCGTACGTCTGGTTCGTCCAGCCGGCCGACGACGGGGGAGTGACCCACCAGGTCAAGGACATCCGCACCGGCGAGCAGGTCGAGGCCGATCCCTCGGCCTGGACGCCACCCAAGGCCGATCAGCGGCCCACGATCGTCAGCACCGCCGGTTTCGAGGCTCCCCTGACGAGCGGACACAGCGCTCGCACCTCAACCACCGAATCAACTCCGAGGAGATCCAGTGATCCGCACCCATGA